The sequence ACTGTTCTAATGTTCTTTCCTATTAATTCCTTCAAGCTCTAGAGATCGGGTGAAGGTGGAGCAATTCTTGTCCTAGGGGAGTCAATTGACAATCTCATGTCTATCGGTCACCTATATAGAAATATATCCCTATATATTACTCCCTTGACAGCTTCACGTGGtcacttttttatattttgaatcctggtgaaaattttaattcaatcCCGCTGATGATGATAATCAAACTTTGCAGattagaccaaaaaaaaaaaaaaaaaagaaaggctGATTACAGGAAGCCCTGATATCTAACGCAATCTTGGATTGGAGGATATATAAacttttgagtttctagttctaGGACATGGCTTTATTTTCCCTTTAATTACGGCCATCACACAAAGAAGTCTGAAAcacaatttttataaatatttactaGTCAGCAGAGCATAAATGCGTTTTTAATTGGAAAACTGTGAATACTATACTTGCAATAGGAACGTAAATTTAACAACCAATATATCAGTAGCGTTATGCACACGTGTAAAGTTTTCTTTCATTAAATTCCTCTAGTTGCTGTTAATGAATACCCCTTTGAAGATTCCTTGTTCTTTTATCCTAGTTCACATTGAGGTAATCAATTAATTTCCCGATTCTCCATTACCCAAAAAATGTTAAAAGTCACCCACCAACTCATCCTAGTTCTCACTCAATGTTTGATACTGGTCCTCCATTTGgcagtataaatacccccaagcaAATACGATCACACatgcttcatatatatatatatatatatatatatatagcaatatTCACCCGCAACACCTCTTCATCCAGAAAAACAAGCAGTATAATTGACCATGTCTAAGGCCACTAGTAGCTTATTCTTCATCGTTCTCCTCCTCTGTTTTATCCTGTCCTGCACTTCTCGGCCCGAGCCAGCTTTTCATGAGGCCACCCCCAACAAGATTGATCAACACAAGGTAACCAAATCTCAAGCTGCCTTGAAATTGTCTTTACATTTGAGCAATAAGTGAGTCAACATCAGACGTGAGTTTAATGTTATATTTGAACAATTTCTAAAATATTGACAAAATTTCAATAGTAACCTAAAGAAAGGACAGTAGTGTAAATCAGCCCAAACTGTCAAATTACAGATGTCTCGAGTTAGTCTATATTATGATTATGGAACGGCTTCTTTCTTCCTTTTGCCTCATGTTTGTTAATTTAGTGAACTTGGTTAACGCTTTGTTGTTTTTACGTTTCAGGATGTTGTGAATTCAAAACAAGTTGCAAAGGAAGAGAGCTGCAATGGAGGCCAGGATGAAGAATGTTTAGAAAGAAGGAATTTGGCTGCTCACCTTGATTATATCTATACCCAAAATCTCAACCCATAAAGTGTTCCATTTTAATTAAGGGACCTACTTTGCCATTGGTACCTTGAATGTTAGACGAGACAGTTAATATATATCACAGATTAAGTTGCCTTCCCTAGAGAGACAGTTATACATATACTACATTACCTACATTGTGGCTGGTTGATTTTTCCTGTACGTACGTTAATATGTAATCTCATACAAGTTAATCTTCCCCTTCCATCCTAGATCATACTGTATTTTGCATTATATATGGGATGTTTTGGCTAGTCACAAATTTATAATTAGTGTTAAATATATTTGTGACATTTCTCAGAATACGTTATTAAGAATAATATTAAgaagtttaaaatttaaaaagaaataatcaaaatagaaatatcgTCCTTTTGAAATAATGTCCTATCAAATGAACCTGGGGGACAAATTGATACCTTAAATTAAAATGTTTTACTCCATGGAACAATGGGACTGTTAACCTGCACATGTCGCAATCGCCATTGATTTCTCTTATCAAGCTTTCTGAACATGAGACGAAGAAagataaaagatgaaaaagtgtTTCTCGAATGTTCATTACATACAGCTGTCATACATTTTTATTAACTGCTATTGAAAAAATATCTGAGATGTGAACTTGGGTCCGAGTATATCAACGTGGGCCATTCTCTAAGCTGGGCCTGTGTCTTTATTGGgcctaaccccccccccccccctaaagcTTGAGGGTGAGCAAACATCAAGCTTAGAAAGGAATTGTTGATGAAGACATCCAGTAAGGGGCTTTGTCATAATGTCAGCAAGCTGCTGTGAGCTGGGAATGTAATGTAGGGAGATCAGTCCAGCAACCAAGCAATCGCGAACATAATGGCAATCAACATCGATGTGTTTAGTGCGTTCATGGAAGACGGGGTTCTTAGCAATGTGAAGAGCAGCTTGGCTGTCACAATGAAGAGGAACAGGGTTAGAAACATGTAATCCAAGATCACCAAGTAGGCGGACCAGCCAAGCAATCTCAGCCACCACTTTACGTAGGGCACGATATTCCGCCTCAGCTGAGGACAAGGAAATAGTGGGCTGTTTTTTGCTCTTCCAAGAAAAGGGACAGCCACCAAGAGTAATAAAAAAACCTGAAATTGACTTCCTAGAAGATGCACATCCGGCCCAATCGGAGTCAGAATAAGCACATAATGAAAAATCAGGCTCCTTAGAGAGCAAGATACCCTGACCAGGGTCATTAAGGAGATATCTTAGCACATGAATACCAGCAAGCATATGAGGAATGCGAGTAAGTTGGAGGAACTGGCTCAAGTTTTGTACTGCAAAAGCTTAATCTGGGCGAGTATGCTGTGAGAAATTGAGCTTACCAATAAGTCTTCGATAACAACTAGGATCAGGAAAAGCCTCACccatgtcaagggttagcttaacAGAAGAATCCAAGGGAGTAACCATTGGAGAAAAATGATCAACATGGAATTCAGTCAAGAGATCAGTAGCAAACTTGTGTTGGTTCACAATGTAACCTTGAGTGTGAGTAGATATTACAAGACCTAAGAAATAATGAATGGAACCCAAGTCTTTGATCTTGAACTGACAGTCTAAATAAGATTTAAGGGCCTGCAGTTCAGCAATATTATCATCAACCAACAATATGTCATCCACATAGACGACAAGAATAATAAGGGAACCAGCTACAAACGTGGTGAACAGGGAGTAGTCATTTCTACTAGAAATGTAGCCTTTAGAGAGCAAGGTTTCAGACAGCTTAGAAAATCATTGCCTGGAAGCCTGTCTAAGGCCATAAAGGAACTTTCTCAACCGGCAAACCAAAGAAGCTAATGAAGTACTGGCAGAACTGTTAACATCAAGTCCAAGGGGTATTTTCATATAAACCTCTTCATTTAAGTCACCATGTAGAAAAGCATTGTTTATATCTAATTGAAACACGGTCCAGCCCTTTTTTACCGCAAGGGTTAATAGATATTTCACAGTTTTGAGCTTGACAGCTGGAGAGAAGGTTTCAGTAAAGTCAATACCCTTATTTTTAGTGTCACCTCTAATAACCAACGCCGAGCTTTATACCTCTCCACAGTGCCATCAGCTTTGTACTTGATCTTATAGACCCATTTATAAGGTATGACTTTcttgtgtgtgggggggggggggactatATCACAAGTGTGATTGGCAGCAAGAGCAGTAAATTCCTTTTGCATGGCCTCCTGCCAAGCAGGATGAGAGACTGCCTGTTGGTAATGTAGAGGCTCATGCAACTGATGCATAATAGGAGGTAACTTAGAAGAGGAAATAAAAGAGCACACATAATCAGACAGGTAAGATGGTGTATGTGTAGTTCTAGAAGACTTTCTAAAAGCCACTGGGGAAGCAGAAGAAGGAACAGTAGGTTCTAGAGGAATGGTGGGAGGAGGTAAATCTATAAAAGAGGAAGTAGGGGAAAAAAAGAAACTGGGAGCAGGGGAAGAATTTGGAAAGACATATTCATGAAAGGTAATATCTCTAGAAAAGAAAATGGAGAAGTTACAGAGGAAAAGAAGCTTGTAACCTTTCTTACCACAAGAGTATCCAAGGAAAACACAAGAAATTGATCTAGACTGAAATTTATCCCTACCTAACTTAATGAAAGTAGCAAAACAAAGACACCCAAAAGATTTGAGGTGATTATATGAAGGTGCAATGCCATGCAACTTCTCATAAGGAGAAAAATTGGACAATACAGTAGAGGGCATTCGATTGATGAGATATGTTACAGTAAGAATGCAATCACCCCAATATTTGAGAGAAAGATGTAATTGGAATAGAAGAGCTCTAACAACCTCTAGAAGGTGTTTGTGTTTTCTTTCCACTACTCAATTTTGTTGAGGAGTGTGTGGAATAGTTGTTTGGTGAAGAATCCCATGTTCTGTAAAAAATGAAGAGGCTGCAATACTATTGCCTAGTTCAAAAACATTGTCACACCTAAAAGTCTGAATAGAAGTGTGAAACTGTGTCTTGACCATAACAGTGAAAGCCTTGAGAATGGGTAGGGCATtgcttttgcaaaaaaaaaaaagtgtccaGGTTACTCTTGTGTAATCATCCACAAGGGTTATAAAATACCTTAACCCATTATAAGTTTGAGTATTATACGGGCCCCAAATATCAATGTAGACTAATTGGAAAGTTACAGTAGAATGAATAACAGATTTAGGGAATGAGGATTTTTGTTACCTATCCATAGGACAAATGGAGCATATAAAGATTGTTTATTGGAAATCTTATTAGACAACAAAGGAATTGAATGAAACCTATGAAAAGGCATGTGGCCCAACCTTTGGTGCCAAAACAAATCCATCTTATTaacaatatcaaatttaaaaCATGTGGGAATGGAGGAACAACTAGTATTTGAAGAAACAAAAGAGCTATATTCAGGAAGTGAAAATAAGTTGTTGTTGGATCCAATTGGGGTCTTGGAGAAGAGATCAGCATCTGGATGAAGGTAGAATAGTCTGCCAACAACTTTACCAATTTCCAGAGGCCTCTTCAGTGAAGGGCCTGTAGGAAACAGTGAGTTTTGGTAAATAATGCATGACAATCCAGTTGAGAAATTAATTGATGAATAGAGATAAGATTAAAATGAAATAATGGCACTAAAAGAACATGAGTAAGAATAATATGAGGTCTCAAAGTGATGGAACCAATGGAAAACACTTTCACTTTGTATCCATTTGGTAAGGTTACAAGGAAAGGTTTAGGTAAAGGAGAGATATGGTGCAATAGGTGTTTGTGTGGAGTCATATGATGAGTGGCTCTTGAATCCAATATCCAAGGTTGAATACCTACATGTATATGATTAGAATTATGATCACTCAATGAATTTGCAGCATAGGTGGTAAACAGACCTGAAAAGTGGGCAAATCCAGCAGAATCTGAAGTGTAATCATCAGAACTGGGACTATGACCAGAGTAAGCAGGTGATAGTAACAATTGTTGAGTAAATAGTGACTGTAAATATTGACATTATTCCTTACTGAAGCCATGAGTATACACATCAATAGAATGAGCAGGGGATGAAGGAACAGATGCAGTGTTTTCAGAGGGCAATGTGTCAGCTTAGACACAAGTAGCagtgtttttgtttttggtgAACTTGAAATCCGGAGGGAACCCATGCAACCTATGAAACTTTTTCACAGAATGTCCAGGTCTTCTGCAATAGGTGCAAATGAGAGAAGGTTGGGGTTTCTTTGGAATAGgatcaaaattaactttatgggAATAACCCCTGCCATTTTGGGAATAACCACCACCTCTATTTGTTGGAGAGAAACCCCTATGAATATTAGAGTTGTATGGAGCCGAACTCCTGTGATTACTAGATGAAGTTGAGAAAGCAGCTGAATCAACAGAAAAGTAGGGGTAGATGAGTGATTTTCCCTTTGGCTCTTATCTTGTAATAAAAGGGAATAGACTTTATTGACTGATGGAACAGGGGACATCATCAATATAGTACCTTTGATTGTGGAAAATGAGTCATTCAATCCATTAAGGAATTGAAAAAGTTGCTAGTCCTCTATAAATTTGGGTAAAGCACCTCATGTACATGTGGGACCAACATAAGCACAATGTAATTCATCCCAAAgacttctaaattttgtataataGGTGGCAATACTGGAGGAACCTTGAATAGTagagttgattttcttttgaaTCTGAATGTATTTAGATTCGTTGGACTGACCAAATAGAGTATTTAGATCTTCCCATATTTCTTTCGCAGTTTTAAGGCACATGACACTAATAGCAATGGCACGAGAGACAGAGTTGAGAATCCATGCCTTAACCATATCGTTAGACCATTCCCAATAAGGAAAATAGGGTGAACCAATGGCGGGAGTTGGGATTCTACCATCTAAGATGCTTAATTTGTTCTTAGCTGAGAGGGAAGTGagtgttttgcggagaaattttaacttttgaaagaggagtcgccacttaattttgaaaaggaattaagaaacctttgtaGAGTTGcttaaaatgattcaaaacaggaaaatcattttaagttagagattctagataagcggttcctattaacattttaggaaggtgttaggcacctaaaacgtccgctaacttgcagttatccggactatttgaaaatcttcttttgattaacttgtaaaagatttattttgagtttataattttgagtttacAACTTTCACGGAtgatgaaaaaggaaaaagaaaaattgtacaAATATGTTGGGTATTGACCAATCATGAGTTGGTAACTTCTAAACATCGTGATTAACCTTATGGATTAGATCAATTTACATTAGGCATagcaaaaataatttcatatcatCAAAATTTATACTCCGCATCCTATTTTACTTGTCTCAAATTAAGATGGcacaacaattaagaaaaaataataaataatatgggtAGTTTATTAaagtatccctattaaatgatgtttacattttaatttaaagaaaagataattaatgcaaaggataaaacatgaaaagaaaagttTGTCGTATCTtgataaataaaatgaaacaagtaaaatggaacatcaaattaatcaatttaggacgggtaaaatgggacggaggagGTATGTTCAATACTCCTAGAAAGGAAAGTTAATGAAACTTAGGATGTTTGGATTGACTTTTAAAAAGTAACTTATAGGGTAAAAGTCATAAgtcgatattattttatttttgacttttaccttattttaatacttcctctgtttcattttacccgtcccaaattgagatgacacattaattaaaaaaaataattaataatatggctagtttaccataatactcctattaaatgttgtttacattttaatttgactaaaaagtaattaatgcagagggtagacatagaaaaaaaaattgtctcgtcttgataagtaaaaaagaacaaatgaaatgggacatcaaattagaaaatttgagacggaTAAAATGGGTCGAAAGGAgtattttttaacttaaaaataagtgtttaaaaatatttttctactttctcaaacaccatcaaaataaaaaaaatgcttaGTAGCCAAAAGCaacttaaaataagtcaatccaaacacCACTTATAATATGAGTACTAAAACTAAATTGGATGGTAGCTGATTGTAATTTCAAAAAGTAGAAGGGTGTTTCTGGAATTTTATAAAGTAATAGAGAGGTGAATGTAAATGATCAAAACATTAGCTCCACAGCcaattactgaatactgatagcTCCGATCTCTTGTACTGAGAGAAGAGATGTTCAGGAGGAGATTTTTGTCGTTTCCGCTCGTAATAGGCGCTGTTATGTAAGTTCTTTATTGCCCTTCCTCCATACTAGTTTTGCTTACGACCTagatgttttttttaaaattattcatgAATTGGAGCaaagatgtttgatgaaatgcctagctGAACTGCCCTCTTCCTTCTCCCTAGTCCTAACAACAAAGGGGCGAACCAAAATAAAGACATATGCTGGTATCTTCAGTTTTTCATGGTCATCAATGGAAGAGGAATTGATGGAAGAAATGTTGTAATAATGTTTTCATTTAGtgggagtagaagaagtttgtgtTAACCTAATGATTAAGAGGAAGAAATTTGTATGCTTGGCGCTTCAATTGTTTGTGTTCTGTTATTTACTAATAGAAGTGGAGCACTGCAGTGGAGTAACTAGTCCATATTAccaagaggtcacgggttcaagctgTGGAAaaagcctcttgcagaaatgcagggtaaggttgtgtataatagacccttgtggtccgacCCTTCTTCGGACCCCATGCATAGCAGGAGCTATAGTGTAGCGAGTTGCCCTTTATCCCCTTTGTTATTTGCTGAGTTTTAAGTATGGCATAGGTTCAGGTCTAAAATTAGTGTCTTGTACAGACCATGTTTGACTTGTCCTAAATCtaatttgttgttttttctcttCATTTCTCTGATTACTAGTATTGTTCTTCAACAATGAAGTCTATGTTTTGCTCGTTTCACCTGCCTAGACAAAATTTTGAACTTCCCTAAAACTGAAGATACTACAACTTGATTGGTGCTCCGTTCACAAACTATCCTTTATAGCAACTAAATTGAGCCTAAAGCGTTTTTGGGGATCGACATTGATCCAACTGCCAAAATTGTCCTTAGGACAGTAAGGAGTATGAGACAATCCATTAGATCTAGCTCCTCCTTCCCTACATGCAGATGACCCTAACCAGTGGATCGATAAATTTCCTTTAACCATTGGCTAAAAGtgagttgagaaaaaataaaagagaaacctaATTTACTTCCCTCAGTGACCCCTTTGTCTTCCATGCTTCAAGTATGTGTACCTTTGACATGTTTCTGCTGCTATGGTTATCAGACAATGCGACGATGCATTTCTGCATCCGTGGTGTGTTTTCTTCTGTGCCTTTTGACATCGTgtttcattttcctctttatGTTTGCTAACAGTTTGATTTTAAGAGGCCTTGCTAAAGAGATGGATGTCTTCTGTTTCTTACGAGCTATCTCTGCTTCTTTAGCCCTTCAAGATACCTTAACAGTGCATTTGTTAATACTCTCTTGTAGCACTAGCAGATAACTACTGCATATaccatttctatttctcttcttcttgTTAAAGTAATTGCCGTAGTTGTACTACTGATCGTTCTAGTCTCTTGAAAATACTGCTATCCTGCCTTTTCTTGAATCATTACCTTTTGAAGAACTCAGCACATTTTTTCAGTTTGGTGTCTCTGAGGCATGATTAACCACtttcaataaaaatttacatGCATATGACAGAATGTGTA comes from Capsicum annuum cultivar UCD-10X-F1 chromosome 2, UCD10Xv1.1, whole genome shotgun sequence and encodes:
- the LOC107861371 gene encoding phytosulfokines 3-like gives rise to the protein MSKATSSLFFIVLLLCFILSCTSRPEPAFHEATPNKIDQHKDVVNSKQVAKEESCNGGQDEECLERRNLAAHLDYIYTQNLNP